In Pelosinus sp. UFO1, one genomic interval encodes:
- a CDS encoding sugar phosphate isomerase/epimerase, whose amino-acid sequence MKIAFDPDVLRYLSITDMVHKISEMGFEYIEQSPHPQILPFYKHPKASKEIIAEYKKALKETGVTISSMIPIYNWSGPDEERRQAAVKNWKRAIEIAVELNVNVMNTELAGDPHQPIICEEMFYKSMEELLPIFEREDIRLDIQSHPYDFCENGDETVDIVKSFRSDKVKYLYCAAHTFFYDNGVGDVAGMLDYAGDDLSHVIIADTLNQTKNCRYIVNPPGVSATVHQHVGLGEGDVDFDAFFKKLREMKFAQREDTIASVSLFGFPEKITYQAPEILARIKKELL is encoded by the coding sequence ATGAAGATTGCATTTGACCCTGACGTGCTCAGATATTTGTCAATCACTGATATGGTACACAAAATTTCAGAAATGGGTTTTGAATACATCGAGCAATCTCCCCATCCTCAAATTTTACCATTCTACAAGCATCCTAAAGCAAGTAAGGAAATTATCGCAGAGTATAAGAAAGCATTAAAAGAAACTGGCGTTACGATTTCTTCGATGATTCCGATCTACAACTGGTCAGGTCCAGACGAAGAACGTCGGCAAGCTGCTGTTAAGAATTGGAAACGTGCTATTGAAATTGCAGTTGAACTAAATGTTAATGTAATGAATACGGAGCTTGCTGGAGATCCGCATCAGCCAATTATTTGTGAAGAAATGTTTTATAAATCCATGGAAGAACTTCTCCCTATTTTTGAACGTGAAGATATCCGTCTTGACATTCAATCTCATCCTTATGATTTTTGTGAAAATGGTGATGAGACAGTTGATATTGTTAAATCCTTTCGTAGTGACAAGGTAAAATATCTTTACTGCGCAGCTCATACATTCTTCTATGATAATGGTGTAGGTGATGTTGCAGGTATGCTTGATTATGCCGGCGATGATTTATCACATGTTATTATAGCGGACACTTTAAATCAAACCAAGAATTGCCGTTATATTGTTAACCCTCCAGGTGTAAGTGCTACCGTTCATCAGCATGTAGGACTTGGTGAAGGAGATGTTGATTTTGACGCTTTCTTCAAGAAACTTCGTGAAATGAAGTTTGCGCAGAGAGAAGATACTATTGCTTCCGTTTCTTTATTTGGATTCCCAGAAAAAATAACTTATCAAGCACCTGAGATACTAGCAAGGATAAAAAAAGAATTACTATAA
- a CDS encoding PTS lactose/cellobiose transporter subunit IIA translates to MENLEQIAFSLISDAGDAQALMMQALESVKIGDYEHANTLMVEAEEKMHKAHRVQTGLIKKEAEGEKDQCTVLIAHSLDYLMNAMLAKKLVQEIIYLHKK, encoded by the coding sequence ATGGAAAATTTAGAACAAATTGCATTTTCACTGATTTCTGATGCAGGTGACGCGCAAGCGTTAATGATGCAGGCGCTGGAATCGGTAAAGATTGGAGATTATGAACATGCCAATACATTGATGGTAGAGGCTGAAGAAAAAATGCATAAAGCGCATCGCGTACAGACAGGATTGATTAAAAAGGAAGCCGAAGGAGAAAAGGACCAATGCACGGTTTTGATTGCTCATTCGCTAGATTATCTAATGAATGCAATGCTGGCAAAAAAGTTAGTTCAGGAAATAATCTATCTCCACAAAAAATAG
- a CDS encoding DeoR/GlpR family DNA-binding transcription regulator produces the protein MKINRISEIEKYTRQLEHVSLDRLCDVFKVSKNTIRRDISELAKKGVIKKVYGGITINQKNAVESREPFESREIKNQTEKKQIAKLASDLVDDDNVIFIDSGTTTKHMIPFLATKRNITIITSNIHAIIAAIPYPNLNIISTGGVVYRGTNSLTGNEVTTFLRNYNIEKAFLASTGVSLAKGVTNISPLESQIKRYLIENSTTTALLVDHTKINVASLMTYGRLEDFNYFITDILPPNEYVDFFTANNISLLTP, from the coding sequence TTGAAAATCAACCGAATTAGCGAAATTGAAAAATATACGCGTCAATTAGAGCACGTTTCTTTAGATCGACTATGTGATGTTTTTAAAGTTTCAAAAAATACAATTAGAAGAGATATTAGCGAATTAGCAAAAAAAGGCGTCATAAAAAAAGTATATGGTGGCATCACTATCAATCAGAAAAACGCTGTTGAATCTCGCGAACCATTTGAATCCAGAGAGATAAAGAATCAGACAGAAAAAAAACAGATCGCAAAACTTGCAAGCGATCTGGTAGATGATGATAATGTTATTTTTATTGATTCCGGAACCACGACTAAACATATGATCCCATTTCTTGCCACTAAGAGAAATATAACGATTATCACTTCCAATATACATGCTATCATTGCTGCCATCCCTTATCCAAACTTAAATATAATTTCTACTGGCGGCGTGGTCTATCGTGGAACTAATTCACTCACAGGCAATGAAGTAACAACCTTTCTTAGAAATTATAATATCGAAAAAGCATTTTTAGCATCAACAGGGGTATCTTTAGCAAAAGGTGTAACAAATATATCCCCTCTTGAATCTCAGATCAAAAGGTATTTAATCGAAAACAGTACAACAACAGCTTTATTAGTTGATCATACCAAAATTAATGTTGCTTCTTTAATGACATATGGTAGGTTAGAAGATTTTAATTATTTCATCACTGACATACTTCCCCCTAATGAATATGTGGATTTTTTCACGGCAAATAATATATCCCTATTAACTCCCTGA
- a CDS encoding Gfo/Idh/MocA family protein, whose translation MLNGEKRIQKPLRWAMVGGGRTSQVGYKHRTGALRDNTAFTLVAGAFDIDAQRGRDFGENLGVDANRCYSDYKTMFAEEAKREDGIEVVSIATPNSTHYEICKEALNAGLHVICEKPLFFTSDEVREVKALADEKGKIIGVTYGFSGSQILLQARKMIENGELGDIRLVKLHYTHGFHADAAEKENSAAKWRVDPKISGPSYVLGDLSTHTYYISQLLLPTMKVEKLMCDRQSFIKSRAPLEDNAHVIMHYDNGAVGTMWVSAVDAGCHMSQGVRIVGTKASIEWRDSCPNQLHFEEQGKPNQVLFRGMPYLYEEALAEERLGALHEEGLSESWANIYLKFAIAIDAQNRGDKEFLKTFVYPDINAGLEGVRWIENCVRSANEGSVWVDFK comes from the coding sequence ATGTTAAATGGTGAAAAGAGAATTCAAAAACCTTTGCGGTGGGCAATGGTAGGTGGTGGTCGTACAAGTCAGGTAGGGTACAAGCATAGAACAGGTGCTCTAAGAGATAATACAGCATTTACCCTGGTAGCAGGTGCCTTTGATATTGATGCACAGAGAGGCAGAGATTTTGGAGAGAACTTAGGGGTTGATGCTAATCGTTGCTATTCGGATTACAAAACCATGTTCGCTGAAGAAGCAAAACGTGAGGATGGCATTGAGGTAGTTTCTATCGCTACTCCTAACAGCACTCATTATGAAATCTGTAAAGAGGCTCTCAATGCTGGGCTTCATGTAATATGTGAAAAACCTTTATTTTTTACAAGCGATGAAGTAAGAGAGGTCAAAGCACTCGCTGACGAAAAAGGAAAGATTATAGGTGTTACCTATGGATTTTCCGGCAGCCAGATTCTATTACAAGCTCGTAAAATGATTGAAAATGGTGAGTTAGGTGATATCCGTCTTGTAAAATTACATTATACTCATGGTTTTCATGCTGATGCGGCAGAAAAGGAAAATAGTGCGGCTAAATGGCGGGTTGACCCTAAAATTTCAGGTCCTAGCTATGTTTTAGGTGATCTTTCTACTCATACTTACTATATTTCACAATTACTGTTGCCTACTATGAAAGTTGAAAAATTAATGTGTGATCGCCAGAGTTTTATTAAAAGTCGCGCGCCCCTGGAAGATAATGCGCATGTTATTATGCATTATGACAATGGTGCGGTGGGTACCATGTGGGTGTCTGCGGTTGATGCAGGTTGTCATATGTCCCAAGGGGTTCGTATTGTAGGAACGAAAGCAAGTATTGAATGGCGGGACTCATGTCCAAATCAGCTGCATTTTGAAGAGCAAGGTAAACCGAATCAAGTACTGTTCCGCGGAATGCCTTACCTTTATGAAGAAGCTTTAGCAGAGGAACGTTTGGGTGCATTGCATGAAGAAGGTCTTTCGGAATCGTGGGCAAATATATATCTTAAGTTTGCCATTGCAATAGATGCGCAAAACAGAGGTGATAAAGAGTTCCTAAAAACTTTTGTATATCCTGACATTAATGCCGGGCTGGAAGGTGTACGCTGGATAGAAAATTGTGTAAGGTCCGCCAATGAGGGGTCTGTTTGGGTAGATTTTAAATAA
- a CDS encoding sugar phosphate isomerase/epimerase: MKLSICTDSMGNLSYEDMLDKVKGMGIDYVEMTVGGWSPAPHIRVDELLGSEEKLAAFKKALTDRGMGIAALNCSGNPLDPGPMGEAHRAAVDKTLELAKLLRVEKIVSMSGLPAANAKDTVPNWITYTVSWPATLQDVMKYQWEEVAIPYWKKVVEKAKSCGVKKIALENFTSMLVYNPETLFKLRNAVDPMIGLNLDPSHLMFMGADPIQSARALGDAIHHVHGKDVRIERGLAEVNGLLETKVVEDCANRAWNYVAVGCGHDLQWWKEFFSVVKMLGYDEHVSLEMEDLTMSVEAGIKTSVDALKQSISL, encoded by the coding sequence ATGAAATTATCAATTTGTACTGATAGTATGGGTAATTTATCTTATGAGGATATGTTAGATAAAGTTAAAGGTATGGGCATTGACTATGTAGAAATGACAGTTGGTGGTTGGTCGCCGGCTCCTCATATACGTGTTGATGAGTTATTAGGCAGTGAAGAAAAATTAGCAGCTTTTAAGAAAGCCCTTACTGATCGTGGAATGGGAATTGCTGCATTAAACTGCTCAGGAAATCCTTTGGATCCAGGGCCAATGGGAGAAGCACACCGTGCTGCGGTTGATAAAACATTGGAATTAGCAAAACTATTAAGAGTAGAAAAAATCGTTTCCATGTCAGGACTTCCTGCGGCAAATGCAAAGGACACAGTTCCTAACTGGATTACGTATACTGTAAGTTGGCCTGCAACTTTACAAGATGTAATGAAATACCAATGGGAAGAAGTTGCTATTCCTTATTGGAAAAAAGTTGTAGAAAAAGCTAAATCATGTGGTGTTAAAAAAATTGCCTTAGAAAACTTCACATCCATGTTAGTATACAATCCAGAAACATTATTTAAATTAAGAAATGCAGTTGATCCTATGATTGGACTCAACTTAGATCCATCTCACTTAATGTTTATGGGGGCTGATCCAATTCAATCAGCACGTGCGCTAGGTGATGCCATCCATCACGTACATGGAAAAGATGTAAGAATCGAAAGAGGTCTTGCTGAGGTTAATGGCTTACTTGAAACTAAAGTAGTAGAAGATTGTGCAAATCGTGCATGGAACTATGTTGCCGTAGGTTGCGGTCATGATTTACAGTGGTGGAAAGAATTCTTCTCCGTTGTAAAAATGTTGGGCTATGATGAACATGTTTCCCTCGAAATGGAGGACTTAACAATGTCTGTTGAAGCTGGAATTAAAACATCGGTAGATGCATTGAAGCAAAGCATAAGCCTATAA
- a CDS encoding LacI family DNA-binding transcriptional regulator: MRITIKSVAEAANVSRGTVDKVLNDRPGVSEEVREKVRKVAKGLGYTVNLAGKVLAFQKNPIKIGVIILNKRDDLFKEIYKGIKLAHNELKDSGIIIEYCVMQNFDVDEQLKYIKELEKKNIRALALSPLDEEVVKNELNRLAEKDIKIVTFNTDVPGINKICFVGQDLKKSGRVAGQLIGDLLPNGGDVAVITGPAKIKALEERKAGFEEMITAEYPTVKIIDTIEIYNDKKSSYLKTIELFEKNPNLNAIFITGRGIGGVGRAIHQLEKKNVKFVCFDLIPETIELMKDKTINFTITQEPLMQGYLPIKILFDYFFLNKMPEKEQLYTKLEIKIRENI, translated from the coding sequence ATGCGAATCACTATTAAATCTGTAGCGGAAGCTGCCAATGTTTCAAGAGGAACTGTAGATAAAGTTTTAAACGATAGACCTGGCGTAAGTGAGGAAGTCAGAGAAAAAGTTAGGAAGGTAGCAAAGGGATTAGGATATACAGTGAATTTGGCTGGTAAAGTGCTGGCTTTTCAAAAGAATCCTATAAAAATAGGCGTCATTATTTTAAATAAAAGAGATGACTTATTTAAAGAAATTTATAAAGGTATTAAACTGGCTCATAATGAATTGAAAGACTCAGGCATTATAATAGAGTATTGCGTAATGCAAAACTTTGATGTAGATGAGCAGTTGAAATACATAAAAGAGCTAGAAAAGAAAAACATTCGGGCCCTTGCATTATCCCCACTTGATGAAGAAGTAGTAAAGAATGAATTAAATAGACTTGCAGAAAAAGATATAAAGATTGTAACCTTCAATACGGATGTGCCTGGTATAAACAAAATTTGTTTTGTTGGGCAGGATTTAAAAAAGAGTGGACGTGTAGCGGGGCAGCTAATTGGTGATTTATTACCCAATGGTGGAGATGTGGCAGTCATAACAGGACCTGCAAAAATTAAAGCATTAGAGGAAAGAAAAGCAGGCTTTGAAGAAATGATTACGGCAGAATATCCAACTGTAAAGATCATTGACACGATAGAAATTTACAATGATAAGAAATCTTCTTATTTAAAGACAATTGAACTTTTTGAAAAAAATCCTAATCTTAATGCTATTTTTATAACAGGTAGAGGAATAGGAGGCGTTGGAAGGGCAATTCACCAATTGGAAAAAAAGAATGTAAAATTTGTATGCTTTGATTTGATTCCAGAGACTATCGAATTGATGAAGGATAAAACTATAAATTTCACAATAACACAAGAACCCTTGATGCAGGGATATCTACCGATCAAGATTCTGTTTGATTATTTTTTTCTAAATAAAATGCCGGAAAAAGAGCAGTTATATACGAAGCTTGAAATAAAAATAAGAGAAAATATTTAA
- a CDS encoding sugar porter family MFS transporter has product MSVNTTEIQPPSQSFLRTIMIISTFGGLLFGYDTGVINGALPYMSAPDQLNLTPLTEGLVVSSLLLGAALGSIVGGVLADKHGRRRNIIHLALMFFLAAIGCTLAPNVEIMVICRFLLGLAVGGASVTVPTYLAEMSLMENRGRMVTQNELMIVSGQFLAFVVNAIFGVMLGDAGHVWRYMLVVAALPAVVLYFGMLRMPESPRWLISKGKISEALQVLRRVRQSEEKAIAEFNEIQDNVEAEAQMGKATWKDLNLPWVRRLLVVGIGVAIASQCTGINTIMYYGTQILKDAGFSTKAALIGNTVNGLASVVSTSIGIWLIGKVRRRQMLLTGLAGTTLALFLIAMASMLMQGSPLLPYIVVGLTVMFLAFMQGAIGPILWLLLAEIFPLRLRGLGMGVCVLFVWITNFIIGFFFPALLSNFGLYITFFIFVAIGIISLIFVKMYVPETTGRTLEELESDFRNYYKNDVSV; this is encoded by the coding sequence ATGAGTGTAAATACAACTGAAATACAGCCACCATCACAGTCTTTTCTACGAACCATTATGATTATATCGACTTTTGGCGGGCTCTTATTTGGGTATGATACAGGTGTTATTAACGGTGCATTACCATATATGTCAGCACCGGATCAATTGAATCTGACGCCCCTTACGGAAGGTTTGGTAGTCAGTTCTTTGCTCCTTGGTGCCGCGCTGGGATCGATAGTGGGTGGGGTGCTAGCTGATAAGCACGGCCGCCGCAGAAATATTATTCATTTGGCCTTAATGTTCTTTTTGGCAGCTATTGGCTGCACTTTGGCACCCAATGTAGAGATCATGGTTATCTGCCGATTTTTACTTGGCTTGGCGGTGGGTGGTGCTTCTGTTACTGTGCCGACCTATTTAGCAGAAATGTCACTGATGGAAAATCGGGGGCGCATGGTTACGCAAAATGAACTGATGATCGTATCAGGGCAGTTTCTCGCTTTTGTTGTTAACGCGATTTTTGGAGTTATGCTAGGTGATGCAGGACATGTGTGGCGGTATATGCTAGTTGTTGCTGCTCTTCCGGCCGTTGTATTATATTTCGGGATGCTGAGAATGCCCGAAAGTCCCCGCTGGCTGATTTCGAAAGGAAAGATCAGTGAAGCCTTGCAGGTTTTAAGAAGGGTACGTCAAAGCGAGGAAAAAGCCATTGCTGAATTTAATGAAATTCAGGATAACGTTGAGGCTGAAGCCCAAATGGGAAAAGCTACTTGGAAAGATTTAAATTTACCCTGGGTGCGGCGGCTTCTTGTTGTGGGAATTGGTGTTGCCATTGCTAGTCAATGTACAGGTATTAATACTATTATGTACTACGGCACACAGATCTTGAAGGATGCGGGATTTTCTACGAAAGCAGCTTTGATTGGCAATACTGTAAATGGTCTAGCATCAGTTGTGTCTACTAGCATCGGCATTTGGCTGATAGGAAAAGTGAGACGCCGTCAGATGTTGTTGACCGGACTGGCTGGAACGACTCTGGCATTATTCCTGATTGCCATGGCATCTATGCTGATGCAGGGGTCGCCACTACTACCTTATATCGTAGTTGGCTTGACAGTAATGTTTTTAGCATTTATGCAGGGGGCAATTGGACCGATACTATGGTTACTGCTTGCAGAAATTTTCCCACTACGTCTGCGCGGTCTCGGCATGGGAGTTTGTGTACTATTTGTTTGGATTACTAATTTTATAATTGGCTTCTTTTTCCCAGCTTTATTAAGCAACTTTGGTTTATATATTACATTTTTTATCTTTGTTGCCATTGGTATTATCTCACTGATCTTTGTAAAAATGTATGTACCAGAAACCACAGGACGTACCCTTGAAGAACTAGAAAGTGATTTTCGCAATTACTATAAAAATGATGTGAGTGTTTAA
- a CDS encoding Gfo/Idh/MocA family protein, producing MTLRIGVIGTGAIGEDHIRRITNTLSGAKIVAVTDVNTEQAKAVIKKQKLDAKLYETGHDIIQSKEVDAILVTSWGPTHEEFVLASIAAGKPVFCEKPLATTADGCARIVDAEVKHGKRLVQVGFMRPYDKGYRALKDVVATGKIGEPLMVHCAHRNPVVGDNYTTDMAITDTIIHEIDVLRWLLDDDYVSVQVVYPRKSKKSSSHLQDPQIVLIETAKGIRIDVEVFVNCQYGYDIQCEVVGEMGIAKLPEPAKVLMRSEAKRSVEILTDWKQRFIDAYDIELQGFIDAVNQGQPNGPSAWDGYAAAVTADACVKAQQTGQIVPVTMKQRPAFYNK from the coding sequence ATGACATTAAGAATAGGTGTTATCGGTACAGGTGCAATTGGAGAGGATCACATCCGCAGAATCACCAACACATTGTCTGGAGCTAAGATTGTTGCGGTGACAGATGTAAATACTGAGCAGGCAAAGGCTGTTATTAAGAAGCAGAAACTAGATGCAAAGCTTTATGAAACAGGTCATGATATCATCCAGTCTAAAGAGGTTGATGCCATTTTAGTTACGTCTTGGGGACCTACCCATGAGGAATTTGTCTTAGCGTCCATTGCTGCTGGTAAGCCGGTGTTTTGTGAAAAACCTTTGGCAACTACTGCAGATGGCTGTGCAAGAATTGTTGATGCTGAGGTTAAACATGGTAAACGTCTGGTTCAAGTTGGGTTTATGCGTCCCTATGATAAAGGATATCGTGCATTGAAAGATGTAGTTGCTACTGGTAAGATTGGGGAGCCTTTAATGGTGCATTGCGCACATCGCAACCCCGTAGTAGGAGATAACTACACAACTGATATGGCAATTACAGATACAATTATTCATGAAATTGATGTTTTACGTTGGTTACTGGATGATGATTATGTTTCCGTTCAGGTCGTGTACCCAAGAAAATCAAAAAAATCATCAAGTCACTTGCAAGATCCACAAATTGTTTTAATAGAAACAGCAAAGGGAATTCGAATTGATGTAGAAGTCTTTGTTAACTGTCAATATGGATATGATATTCAATGTGAGGTTGTGGGAGAAATGGGTATAGCGAAGTTACCTGAACCTGCAAAAGTACTTATGCGCAGTGAAGCAAAGCGTTCCGTAGAAATTCTTACTGACTGGAAACAAAGATTTATAGATGCCTATGATATTGAACTGCAAGGCTTCATTGACGCAGTAAATCAAGGACAGCCAAATGGTCCTTCCGCTTGGGATGGCTATGCTGCAGCAGTGACAGCAGATGCATGTGTCAAAGCGCAGCAAACTGGTCAAATCGTTCCTGTGACTATGAAACAACGCCCGGCATTTTATAATAAATAG
- a CDS encoding sugar phosphate isomerase/epimerase, protein MKIAFDPDVIRYLSITEMVHKISEMGFEYIEQSPHPQILPFYKHPKASKEIIAEYKKALKETGVAISSMIPIYNWSGPDEERRQAAVKNWKRAIEIAVELNVNVMNTELAGDPHQPIICEEMFYKSMEELLPIFEREGIRLDIQSHPYDFCENGNETVDIVKSLRSNHVKYLYCAAHTFFYDNGVGDIAGMLDYAGDDLSHVIIADTLNQTKNCRYIVNPPGVSATVHQHVGLGEGDVDFDAFFKKLREMKFAQREDTIASVSLFGFPEKIAYQAPEILARIKKELL, encoded by the coding sequence ATGAAGATTGCATTTGATCCCGACGTTATCAGATACTTGTCAATCACTGAAATGGTACACAAGATCTCAGAGATGGGGTTTGAGTATATAGAGCAATCGCCCCATCCTCAAATTTTACCATTCTACAAGCATCCGAAAGCAAGTAAGGAAATTATTGCAGAGTATAAGAAAGCATTAAAAGAAACCGGCGTTGCGATTTCTTCGATGATTCCGATCTACAACTGGTCAGGTCCAGACGAAGAACGTCGGCAAGCTGCTGTTAAGAATTGGAAACGTGCTATTGAAATTGCAGTTGAACTAAATGTTAATGTAATGAATACGGAGCTTGCTGGAGATCCGCATCAGCCAATTATTTGTGAAGAAATGTTTTACAAATCCATGGAAGAGCTGCTGCCAATTTTTGAAAGAGAAGGTATTCGACTCGACATACAATCTCATCCCTATGATTTTTGTGAAAATGGCAATGAGACAGTTGATATTGTTAAATCTTTGCGCAGTAATCATGTAAAATATCTTTATTGTGCAGCTCATACTTTCTTTTATGACAATGGTGTAGGAGATATTGCAGGTATGCTTGATTATGCTGGCGATGATTTATCACATGTTATTATCGCGGACACGTTAAATCAAACAAAGAATTGCCGTTATATTGTAAACCCTCCAGGTGTAAGTGCTACCGTTCATCAGCATGTAGGACTTGGTGAAGGAGATGTTGATTTTGACGCTTTCTTCAAGAAACTTCGTGAAATGAAGTTTGCGCAGAGAGAAGATACCATTGCTTCTGTTTCTTTATTTGGATTCCCAGAAAAAATAGCTTATCAAGCACCTGAGATACTAGCAAGGATAAAAAAAGAATTACTATAA
- a CDS encoding AraC family transcriptional regulator — protein MQCFVKRNFTRTFEADKLPKLLYACKAEADLTKLPCVMQMHEDRLEILFIRHGRGIHTIGGRQYQTQEGDILIFNSGVIHDERANPQTGMSVYNCAVTNLKLEGMRENCLIIDGANPVLPSGALRKDIESLFSMIYSQLYSQNGGAEEISNHLLCSLITIILKQVDGAGVLEVANEDMLDKNIKKYIDEHCFEDLTLECISRALHISPSYLCNVFKKTTGYAPIQYITCRRIGKAQSLLLGTKYSATTIATMVGYDNSNYFNTLFTKIVGMTPIKYRKRWVDKGRIEEHQAL, from the coding sequence GTGCAATGTTTTGTTAAAAGAAATTTCACGCGTACATTTGAAGCTGATAAATTACCCAAATTACTTTATGCTTGCAAGGCAGAAGCTGATTTAACAAAGCTGCCTTGTGTGATGCAGATGCATGAAGATCGTCTAGAAATTTTATTTATCAGGCATGGCAGAGGAATTCATACAATTGGCGGACGACAGTATCAAACCCAAGAAGGTGATATTCTAATTTTTAACAGCGGTGTTATCCATGATGAGCGTGCTAATCCCCAAACAGGAATGAGCGTATATAACTGCGCGGTCACGAATTTGAAACTAGAGGGTATGCGGGAAAACTGCTTGATTATTGACGGTGCAAATCCAGTTTTGCCTAGTGGCGCATTGCGTAAGGATATTGAAAGCTTATTTAGCATGATATACTCGCAGCTTTACTCCCAAAATGGGGGAGCAGAGGAAATCAGTAATCACTTGCTATGTAGCCTTATCACTATTATTCTAAAGCAAGTTGATGGGGCTGGAGTATTAGAAGTAGCGAATGAAGATATGTTGGATAAAAACATAAAAAAATATATTGATGAGCATTGTTTTGAGGATCTGACTTTGGAATGTATTAGTAGGGCATTGCATATTAGTCCCTCCTATTTATGTAATGTTTTTAAGAAAACCACAGGATATGCTCCGATTCAATACATTACGTGCCGCAGGATCGGAAAAGCCCAATCCTTGCTCCTCGGCACAAAGTATAGTGCGACTACCATTGCAACTATGGTAGGATATGACAACTCTAATTATTTTAATACGCTTTTCACCAAAATTGTGGGGATGACTCCAATCAAATATCGAAAACGCTGGGTGGATAAAGGACGAATAGAGGAGCATCAAGCACTATAG
- a CDS encoding sugar phosphate isomerase/epimerase, whose product MKVCFNQATTMKKSTLEKDLEFCEKYGYEQIEIRTMDKLKDYLETHTIEDLANYFKSSRIKPYAFNALVFFNNRDEAGYKAIKDELQYMCEVGQKIGCKNIVVVPLVGPEKFTKSQIKESSVKVLNELADIAEKYGIRLAIEFVGHPQCTINTFGQAYDIVQAVNRDNVGLVLDCFHFHAMGSSMEDLERADGSKIFILHIDDTEDFPIGALTDVDRLWPGEGVIDLDAILKTLKKIGYSEMVSVELFRPEYYELDIEEAIQIGKEKTEAVVGKYFDIE is encoded by the coding sequence ATGAAAGTATGCTTTAATCAAGCGACAACAATGAAAAAATCAACATTAGAAAAAGATTTAGAGTTCTGTGAAAAATACGGGTATGAGCAAATTGAAATTAGAACGATGGATAAGCTGAAAGATTATCTTGAGACTCACACCATTGAAGATCTTGCCAATTACTTCAAATCCAGTAGAATAAAACCCTATGCATTCAATGCTCTAGTTTTTTTTAATAATAGAGATGAAGCTGGTTATAAGGCAATAAAAGACGAGCTGCAGTACATGTGCGAAGTGGGACAAAAGATTGGCTGCAAGAATATAGTTGTCGTTCCACTTGTAGGACCCGAAAAATTTACCAAAAGTCAGATAAAAGAAAGTTCTGTAAAAGTATTGAATGAACTGGCAGATATTGCTGAAAAATATGGTATTAGACTTGCAATTGAATTCGTAGGTCATCCCCAATGCACAATCAATACTTTTGGTCAAGCCTACGATATTGTACAGGCTGTAAATAGAGACAATGTAGGTTTGGTTTTAGATTGTTTCCATTTCCATGCTATGGGATCCAGCATGGAAGATTTAGAAAGAGCGGATGGTTCAAAAATATTTATATTACACATTGATGATACAGAAGATTTTCCCATTGGTGCACTAACAGATGTAGATAGGCTATGGCCTGGTGAAGGAGTAATTGATCTTGATGCCATTTTGAAGACTTTAAAGAAAATTGGATATTCAGAGATGGTATCAGTGGAATTATTCAGACCCGAATACTATGAATTAGATATTGAAGAGGCAATCCAAATTGGTAAGGAAAAGACGGAAGCGGTAGTTGGGAAATATTTTGATATTGAATAG